In one window of Erwinia tasmaniensis Et1/99 DNA:
- the pgpA gene encoding phosphatidylglycerophosphatase A, with protein sequence MAKSRLKMSNPWHLLATGFGSGLSPWMPGTMGSLAAIPFWYLMSFLPQDLYSLAVLLGISIGVYLCHRTAKDMGVHDHGSIVWDEFIGMWITLMAIPVNDWRWVLAGFLLFRVLDIWKPWPIRWFDRNVHGGMGIMVDDIIAGVISAAILYCAGHYWLI encoded by the coding sequence ATGGCTAAAAGCCGTCTGAAAATGAGCAATCCGTGGCATTTACTGGCCACCGGATTCGGCAGCGGTTTAAGCCCCTGGATGCCGGGCACCATGGGGTCGCTGGCGGCGATCCCATTCTGGTATCTGATGAGCTTTCTGCCGCAGGATCTCTACTCGCTAGCGGTGCTGCTGGGTATCAGTATTGGCGTGTATCTTTGCCATCGTACGGCGAAGGATATGGGCGTGCACGATCACGGCAGCATCGTCTGGGATGAGTTTATCGGTATGTGGATCACGCTGATGGCCATTCCGGTTAACGACTGGAGGTGGGTGCTGGCAGGATTTTTGCTGTTCCGCGTGCTGGATATCTGGAAACCCTGGCCCATCCGCTGGTTTGACCGCAACGTGCACGGCGGGATGGGAATTATGGTGGATGATATTATCGCCGGGGTGATATCAGCGGCTATTCTCTACTGTGCCGGGCATTACTGGCTGATTTAA
- the thiL gene encoding thiamine-phosphate kinase produces the protein MSCGEFELIARYFDRATCSRRDVEKGIGDDCALLSVPEKQTLAISTDTLVCGVHFLRDIHPADLAYKALAVNLSDLAAMGADPAWLTLALTLPQVNESWLKAFSDSLFELLDYYNMQLVGGDTTRGPLSMTLGIHGLVPQGRALKRSGARIGDWIYVTGTLGDSAAGLALLQHHVKIDDPVAHEALIKRHLRPMPRVLQGQALRDLASSAIDLSDGLISDLGHILQASACGARLNLDALPLSEVVKQNFPAQQTLHWALSGGEDYELCFTVPEINRGALDVALGYHGVPYTCIGQIAPQSDGLTLLQNDRPVEINLKGFDHFGSR, from the coding sequence ATGTCATGTGGCGAATTTGAACTGATTGCGCGCTATTTTGATCGCGCGACATGCTCCCGTCGCGATGTGGAAAAAGGCATCGGTGACGACTGTGCGCTACTCAGCGTACCGGAAAAACAGACTCTGGCTATCAGTACCGACACGCTGGTATGCGGCGTGCACTTCCTGCGTGATATTCATCCTGCCGATCTTGCATACAAAGCGCTGGCGGTTAATCTTAGCGACCTGGCGGCAATGGGCGCAGATCCCGCATGGCTGACGCTGGCACTGACGCTGCCGCAGGTCAACGAAAGCTGGTTAAAAGCATTTAGCGACAGTCTGTTTGAATTGCTGGATTACTACAATATGCAGCTGGTCGGCGGCGATACCACGCGTGGGCCGCTCAGCATGACGTTAGGCATTCATGGACTGGTGCCGCAGGGAAGAGCATTAAAGCGCAGCGGTGCACGTATCGGCGACTGGATCTACGTCACGGGGACGTTAGGCGACAGCGCTGCCGGCCTTGCGCTGCTACAGCATCATGTGAAAATCGACGATCCGGTCGCCCACGAAGCGCTGATTAAGCGTCATCTGCGGCCGATGCCCCGCGTTCTGCAGGGGCAGGCATTGCGCGATCTGGCCAGCTCCGCCATCGATCTGTCCGATGGGCTCATCTCCGATCTCGGCCACATCCTACAGGCCAGCGCCTGTGGTGCCCGGCTTAATCTTGACGCCTTACCCCTTTCAGAGGTCGTGAAGCAAAACTTTCCCGCGCAGCAGACGCTGCACTGGGCGTTGAGCGGCGGTGAAGATTATGAACTCTGCTTTACCGTACCGGAAATTAACCGTGGCGCGCTTGACGTAGCGCTGGGGTATCACGGCGTTCCTTATACCTGCATCGGGCAGATTGCTCCGCAGTCAGATGGGCTAACGTTGCTGCAAAACGATCGGCCCGTTGAAATTAACCTGAAAGGATTCGATCATTTTGGCTCGCGCTAA
- the nusB gene encoding transcription antitermination factor NusB: protein MKPAARRRARECAVQALYSWQISKNDIADVEYQFLAEQDVKDVDITYFRELVGGVATNSAYLDGLMKPYLSRQLEELGQVEKAILRISLFELSKRSDVPYKVAINEGIELAKVFGAEDSHKFVNGVLDKAAPQIRPNRK from the coding sequence GTGAAACCTGCTGCTCGTCGCCGCGCCCGTGAATGTGCTGTTCAGGCACTCTACTCCTGGCAGATATCCAAAAATGACATCGCGGATGTTGAATACCAGTTTCTGGCGGAACAGGACGTTAAAGACGTCGATATTACTTATTTCCGTGAGCTGGTCGGCGGCGTTGCAACTAACAGTGCATACCTCGACGGCCTGATGAAACCATACCTGTCGCGTCAGCTTGAAGAGCTGGGCCAGGTGGAAAAGGCGATCCTGCGTATCTCGCTGTTTGAACTGAGTAAGCGTTCAGACGTGCCCTACAAGGTTGCCATTAATGAGGGGATCGAGCTGGCAAAAGTGTTCGGTGCTGAAGACAGTCATAAGTTTGTCAACGGCGTGTTGGACAAAGCCGCTCCGCAGATCCGCCCTAACCGCAAATAA